The following proteins come from a genomic window of Nicotiana tomentosiformis chromosome 12, ASM39032v3, whole genome shotgun sequence:
- the LOC138903412 gene encoding uncharacterized protein yields MELLKDYDITILYYPGKAIVVADALSRKSVSMGSIAYIPVGERPLALDAQALANQFMRLDVSEPSRVLACIFARSSLFERIRGRQDDDPHLLVLKDRVRHDGVKQVTVGDDRVLRMQVTYSSEWLADIYILENVRLHGVPMSSISDRDSGTSSG; encoded by the exons atggagctattgaaagactatgatatcaccatattgtattatCCAGGAAAGGCCAttgtggtagccgatgctttgagtagaaagtcagtcagtatgggtagcattgcatatattccagttggtgagagaccgcttgcattggatgctcaggccttggccaaccagttcatgaggttggatgtttctgagcccagccgtgtcctAGCTTGTATatttgctcggtcttctttgtttgagcgcatcagaggtcggcaggatgacgatcctcatttacttgtccttaaagacagAGTGCGGCACGATGGTgtcaagcaggttactgttggagatgacagagttttgaggatgcagg ttacctattcctcggagtggtTAGCAGATATTTATATTCTTGAGaacgtccgtcttcacggtgtgcccatgtctagcatttctgatcgag